TGATATGGGTCATTTTATGCGTATTACATCATCACTTTTGGTAACTGTTCTGTTGTTGCATGTGGTCTCAAAAAGGTAAAATATAGTTTGGCATGTTGAAAGATTGTTGTTGCTTATGATTGATTGGTctgtctatctttctctctaaAAAGAGTTGAATTTGTTGGCTTTGGAATTTCATTTTACAAAAGtatggtcttcttctttgaagTAAATGTATCCTGCATTCTATTTGACTAAGCCTAACCCGACCTACTAAGTGTGGGCTTCATGAATTGTCTTCCGGTTGCTTCCATATAAGTTCATGTTCTCCTTAAATACTGATTCCTCATGCTTGTTGAACCTGCGACGATTTCAATAATTTCTCTCTAGATCCTttaatttcattattttctaaCCAACCCAAGTTAATATTCTTGACCAGTTCCTggcattgtttttttttgttgttgtttggtTAATACTTAtattcctctttctttccttttcttcaacACTGGTTGTAACTGTGAGTCTGAGTTGTTTGCTTTCTATTTACAGACAGAAAGGAAGGATAGTGGAAGCACTTCCAAAGTCAAGAGGCAGGTCAAGAAGCCGTAGTCCCCGCCCAAGGTAAGGGATGCTTGTAACAAATGCTGGGTCATGTCAGTTGCAGTCTGATAGTGGAATACTATGGTATGCtggtttttttgttgtttggttTTTCCTTTTATGAACCATGGAAACATGGCAATTATCTGTTTGTAATGTTTCTGATGGATGTTTCTGATGTAAACACAACATAGATGCATGTGCGTTCAATAAAATATGTTGCATATGTGGTAATTATGTCATTGTTGTAACTGGTCAAAAGCAATTACTATGATGGGAATGGAAGTGAAATTGTTGTATTATTAGTTGATTTTATTTCTACTTGTTTCCATTGCTTCTGAAAGGTACATTGGAAATTTGGGTTTGCAGTGTGTGAATGCAAGGTTATGCAGTTAAAGCTGAATAGGCCCCTTCCATAGGCCTTATGTTGGACACAAAGACTTCTCTTTTGGTTTCTGTTTAAGTATTAAGATGTACGGATAAATTGTATTGTATTCCTAAGTCCCAACTAGCATTTGAACTGCTAAGTGAAGCAGCAAGTAATTATGATAATCTGAAGCTGATTAATACTCCTTCCctggtttatttattttttatgctaTTAGAATTTCTTCATGCTACTTTTTAGGCTCTCAAATAATTTTAGAAGGTATGCTGTTGATTAGAACGTTAGCTAATAACCTGCTTTCGTGTTTAGAACGTTAGCTAATAATCTGCTTTTGTGTTATGTCAATACTAGCATAAACAAACAGTGTTGTATGCATATGTGTTGTTTTGTTGTGTTGAACGGGCAATGATACAGACACTACTGAAAAAAAGGTGCAGTGAAGCATTCACTAGTTATGAATAATCTAATAAATAGTAGATGCAAGttgtttagttgtttagttgtttTTAGTAGACTATTGTTCTAATGGTACTCCAGTTAGGATGGGAATGTTTGAATTTGGTGTCACAAGTTTTGCTGACATCAGTAAATAGTCGTTGAAATCAGGAATGACTTCGGACTTATACCAGTAAGTGTCAAATACATGCATTCTTTATGCTGCACTTGGAGTGCAATTTGATGTTTCCTTTTGTAGAGTACTGTTGCAGGAATGCAATTGTATTGTGAAATTGATTGGTTTCCTGATACCTGAGAAACGATTGTAGGAGAAATGTTTAGTCCAATTATTTTAATTCTGTAGCTGTACTgccattttatttgttttatttaaataCTTGTGGTTGGAGTGCTGTTATGATTTattaatttgaattttataAAATGGTCTCGGATTCCTGAGGGAATTCTTAATATGATTTCCAGAGGCATAGAGAAGTGGGCTGGGAACATATTGTATctcaatttttatttgattatcaATTATAGCTTATACCAATAAATTTCCGTAATTTTTTCCTATATCGCTTGGTATTTTTTACTTTGGAGACTTGTGCGCTAAAATACAATTCTGTGATCTTGATGAACTCCTTGTAGAATATAGGTTGGCAACTTCAACTCTAATATAACTTCCACAAGCTGATTATAAATGATTTCAGGTACCGAGATGATTACAGAGATGGGGATTACAGGAAGAGAAGTCGCAGTAGAAGTAGGGGTAGATATGATCGTGACAGGTATCGTCACAATGAGAGGGATTATCGTCGTCAAACCAGGAGTCGCAGTGTAAGTCCTGATTACCACCGAGGTCGTGGCAGAGGCAGGTATGATGATGAGAGACGGAGAAGCCGCAACCGGTCTTATGAGAGGTTTGTATTTTGCTTATTTGGGCTCGTAGTGGTCCAATTATTTTGAATTACAACCTATGTTTGAAACAATCTATATTTATCTTGTGACGTAGTCCTAGTCCTAAACGTAGTCCATCTCCAAGGAAAACGCCTCCATCTAGGGATGGAAGTCCTGATAGACGCAGCCAAGATGAGCGTTCTTCATCCCCTAGAAGTGCTTCCCCCCGGGATCGAGCTGCTGCTTCTCGGAGCCCGTCTCCACTTAATTCAGATGCTGATGTGAGTTCTTGCACCTGTtatattcattattttcttttgaaccTGGACTGATCACTTAAATCAAGTGATTTTGATTTGTCTTGCAGGAATGATGGAGTAGCATGGCTTGTTCTGGCACTGAATATCAGTGAATGTACCATCTGTAGCTGTACTGCTACCGGAAAAGAGCTTTGTGGTCTTGCTTGTTCTAGCCAAAGTACTAGATGCTAGTTTTGATAGCCCTGGGCTTCATTTGAAGGTTAACTATTTTGTTGACTTGATGAATCCTTAGATTTAGCCAAAATAATTGGCACTTTGATGACTTCAGTAATTTGTAGGTTTGAGAAGATTCTGACGGTGTTTACTAGAGCTTTCATAATATTGTCAACTCTCGTAGTTTGTTTTCGTTCTCTTCTTCTAAAGCATGCACTCTTTTATTATCTCTTCTTATCCCAGTCATAGGAGTTCTGACTTGGATGAATTGAATATTGGGATTTTATAGTTACGTTCGTGAAAAGAATTAATGTGGCTGATTGGCGAGATGATGATATTGTAGCTGTTGATGCTGTTTTGTACTTGATGGATGATGTTCGTTTTGATGCTCGTTCCAAACAGTAGTAATCTGGTGGTTCTCACCTCCTAAAATGTTAATCAATTTGCTGTGATGATCCAATTATTGGTAAGATTCATGAttcaattttctttgttttagcCTTATATCCATCCGGATTCTGCCATTTTACCTGACCCCACTCCATGGCTTCAATGGTGGTTAAGTTTTGGGCCCTGAAAGGAGTAGTTGTAGCTGTGATGATGCGAGTGTCCTGGACCTGATATTCAAATGTTGTTGCTGACTTGAGAATGAGGCCTATGTGCTGAGCTTGACCCTTCCATTATAACGTGGTCAACAGGGTAACAGATGCATGGTTGCTTATTTTGTGTAGGGTTCTTGGTTTGACTTCAAGTCATTTAATGTCTAGTTAGTAGGATATTGACTTGTGTTGCATCATGTACTGAGATGTGATAGCATGAAGTTGTGGCTGTAGCTGTGAAGCTGTAGCGGGTAATATTGGTATCAGTGTTGATAGCATGAAGTTGTGGCTGTACCTGTGAAGTGGTAGCCGATATCCACTTAATGCTGCTGTCTATCGCATTTCTAGTTGCTGGTCATCTGGTACTGATTTTGGTGCTGATCGGCGTTGGTCTGATTTGTATGTCTGGTTGCAGTCTGCACCCAAATAGATCTGTGCTGGTATGCCTGCATTTTATCTTATGCAGATCAGTTGGAGCTTTAGTTCCTCTTACCTCACTTTATGTTGTGCAACCTTGAAAACTAAATTGAAAAAACTAAATTATGTACAGCCCTGGAGTAACTCTTAACACTTCTGTGTGAATCATCCAACATTTTATGACACGAATTAACATAAATAATTCT
The sequence above is a segment of the Telopea speciosissima isolate NSW1024214 ecotype Mountain lineage chromosome 7, Tspe_v1, whole genome shotgun sequence genome. Coding sequences within it:
- the LOC122667178 gene encoding serine/arginine-rich splicing factor SC35-like — its product is MSHFGRSGPPDIRDTYSLLVLNITFRTSADDLFPLFDKYGKVVDIFIPRDRRTGESRGFAFVRYKYADEAQKAVEKLDGRNVDGREIMVQFAKYGPNAEPIQKGRIVEALPKSRGRSRSRSPRPRYRDDYRDGDYRKRSRSRSRGRYDRDRYRHNERDYRRQTRSRSVSPDYHRGRGRGRYDDERRRSRNRSYESPSPKRSPSPRKTPPSRDGSPDRRSQDERSSSPRSASPRDRAAASRSPSPLNSDADE